In Pseudomonas alcaliphila JAB1, a single window of DNA contains:
- a CDS encoding transporter substrate-binding domain-containing protein, whose translation MRLSLSALLLLLCLAASAEEQRPLRFSVTESWAMPMIKIVDGQATGGILYDLQMRLAQKVGRRAEMLVLPRLRVQRLLVSGGIDVRCYVNPDWLAESHHQYIWSLPFMVQRDLIVARNADPDFKLEQLRDERLGTVLGFSYPNLEPLLANGQAHREDARTQALVLEKLEAGRYHYAISNDLSLNWFNRHQPQEKRLHALAEVGAAPVGCIVRDAPDVPTQALLRALVQMRQDGEFEAILARYR comes from the coding sequence ATGCGCCTTTCGCTTTCCGCTCTGCTGCTTCTGCTGTGCCTCGCAGCCTCGGCCGAGGAGCAGCGCCCACTGCGCTTCTCGGTGACCGAGAGCTGGGCCATGCCGATGATAAAGATCGTCGATGGCCAGGCTACGGGCGGGATTCTCTACGATCTGCAAATGCGCCTGGCGCAGAAGGTCGGCCGCCGTGCAGAGATGCTGGTGCTACCGCGCCTGCGCGTTCAACGTTTGCTGGTCAGCGGTGGAATCGACGTGCGCTGCTACGTCAATCCAGACTGGCTCGCCGAATCCCATCATCAGTACATCTGGAGCCTGCCCTTCATGGTGCAGCGCGACCTGATCGTCGCGCGCAACGCCGACCCTGACTTCAAGCTGGAGCAGTTGCGGGATGAGCGCCTGGGTACGGTGCTGGGCTTCAGCTACCCCAACCTGGAGCCGCTATTGGCCAACGGCCAAGCCCATCGCGAAGATGCCCGCACCCAGGCGCTGGTGCTGGAGAAACTCGAGGCCGGTCGCTACCACTACGCGATCAGCAACGACCTCAGCCTGAACTGGTTCAACCGCCATCAGCCTCAAGAAAAACGCCTGCATGCGCTCGCAGAGGTCGGCGCCGCTCCGGTCGGCTGCATCGTCCGTGATGCCCCCGACGTACCGACCCAGGCCTTGCTGCGTGCACTGGTGCAGATGAGACAGGATGGTGAGTTCGAGGCCATCCTCGCTCGCTATCGCTGA
- a CDS encoding beta-ketoacyl-ACP synthase III, which translates to MHNVVISGTGLYTPANSISNDELVASFNAYVQQFNADNAEAIARGEVEALSESSSGFIEKASGIKSRFVIDKEGILDPLRMVPRIPERSNEEWGILCEMAVGAAKEALQRAGKTVADIDGVIVACSNLQRAYPAVAIEVQAALGIQGWGYDMNVACSSATFGIQAATTAIQTGQARAILMVNPEICTGHLNFRDRDSHFIFGDAATAVIIERADLATSKHQFDVVSTKLLTQFSNNIRNNFGFLNRAAEEGVGARDKLFVQEGRKVFKDVCPMVAELIAAHLAENQLNVSDVKRFWLHQANLNMNLLIARKLLGRDAEPHEAPVILDTYANTSSAGSVIALHKNQDDLPAGSLGVLSSFGAGYSIGSVILRKR; encoded by the coding sequence GTGCATAACGTCGTCATCAGTGGTACCGGCCTCTATACCCCGGCCAACAGCATTTCCAACGACGAGCTGGTGGCATCCTTCAATGCTTATGTGCAGCAGTTCAACGCCGATAACGCCGAGGCCATCGCCCGCGGTGAGGTGGAGGCGCTGAGCGAGTCCAGCAGCGGCTTCATCGAGAAGGCGTCGGGCATCAAGAGCCGTTTCGTCATCGACAAGGAAGGCATTCTCGATCCGCTGCGCATGGTGCCGCGTATCCCTGAGCGTTCCAACGAGGAGTGGGGCATCCTCTGCGAAATGGCCGTGGGCGCCGCCAAGGAGGCGCTGCAGCGCGCCGGCAAGACCGTCGCCGACATCGATGGGGTGATCGTCGCCTGCTCGAACCTGCAGCGCGCCTATCCGGCGGTGGCCATCGAAGTGCAGGCAGCACTGGGCATCCAAGGCTGGGGCTACGACATGAACGTAGCCTGCTCTTCGGCCACCTTCGGCATTCAGGCCGCGACCACCGCGATCCAGACCGGCCAGGCCCGCGCCATCCTCATGGTCAACCCGGAAATCTGCACCGGCCACCTCAACTTCCGCGACCGCGACAGCCACTTCATCTTCGGCGACGCCGCCACTGCGGTGATCATCGAGCGTGCCGACCTGGCCACCTCCAAGCACCAGTTCGACGTGGTCAGCACCAAGCTGCTGACCCAGTTCTCCAACAACATCCGCAACAACTTCGGCTTCCTCAACCGCGCGGCGGAAGAGGGTGTGGGCGCGCGCGACAAGCTGTTCGTGCAGGAAGGCCGCAAGGTGTTCAAGGACGTCTGCCCGATGGTCGCCGAGCTGATCGCCGCGCACCTGGCGGAAAACCAGCTCAACGTCAGCGACGTCAAGCGCTTCTGGCTGCACCAGGCCAACCTCAACATGAACCTGCTGATCGCGCGCAAACTGCTGGGCCGCGATGCCGAGCCGCACGAGGCGCCGGTGATTCTCGACACCTACGCCAACACCAGTTCGGCCGGCTCGGTGATCGCCCTGCACAAGAATCAGGACGACCTGCCGGCGGGCAGCTTGGGTGTTCTAAGCTCCTTTGGTGCCGGTTATTCGATCGGCAGTGTAATTTTGCGCAAGCGTTGA
- a CDS encoding LysR substrate-binding domain-containing protein, producing the protein MRRLPSLTALRTFEAAARHAHFGRAAAELCVTDSAVSHQIRQLEEQLGSTLFERDGRQVRPTPQARRLLHSLQQAFELIGEACDELRDPGSQAQLRVAVTAELAQKWLVGRLADFAERHPQITLHLHEQALEATLPGSEIDIAITYGTGPDDASAYFVRPLPTLQFFPVCSPGLFNQSPLKHPRDLARHCLLHDDQDGKTWTAWLTTHAGDIQPTRHLYLGHAGLTMEAAARGQGVAIGDNLTSAEDLASGRLVRPFAAQVPSLGQYALVCERLRLDKPAVAHFIEWFTDQLVDL; encoded by the coding sequence ATGCGTCGTCTGCCTTCGCTCACCGCCCTGCGCACTTTCGAAGCGGCCGCGCGGCATGCCCACTTCGGCCGCGCGGCTGCTGAGCTGTGCGTTACCGACAGCGCCGTCAGCCACCAGATTCGCCAGCTCGAGGAGCAACTCGGCAGCACGCTGTTCGAGCGCGACGGCCGTCAGGTACGCCCGACACCGCAGGCCAGGCGCCTTCTGCACAGCCTGCAGCAGGCCTTCGAGCTGATTGGCGAGGCCTGCGACGAGCTGCGTGATCCCGGTTCGCAGGCGCAACTGCGCGTCGCGGTTACCGCAGAGTTGGCGCAGAAGTGGCTGGTCGGGCGCCTGGCCGACTTCGCTGAGCGCCACCCGCAAATCACCCTGCATCTGCATGAGCAAGCGCTGGAGGCGACGCTGCCGGGCAGCGAGATCGATATCGCCATCACCTACGGCACCGGCCCGGACGATGCCAGCGCCTACTTCGTAAGGCCGCTGCCGACCCTGCAGTTCTTCCCCGTGTGCAGCCCGGGCCTGTTCAACCAGTCGCCACTCAAGCACCCGCGCGACCTGGCGCGTCATTGCCTGCTGCATGACGATCAGGACGGCAAGACCTGGACCGCCTGGCTGACCACTCATGCTGGCGATATCCAGCCGACGCGGCATCTGTATCTAGGCCATGCCGGCCTGACCATGGAAGCCGCTGCACGCGGCCAGGGCGTGGCCATCGGCGACAACCTGACCAGCGCCGAAGACCTGGCCAGTGGTCGCCTGGTGCGCCCCTTCGCCGCCCAGGTGCCGTCGCTAGGGCAGTACGCGCTGGTGTGCGAGCGCCTGCGTCTGGACAAGCCGGCAGTCGCTCATTTCATCGAATGGTTCACTGATCAGTTGGTCGATCTGTGA
- a CDS encoding FMN-binding glutamate synthase family protein, whose product MNLSLLSRYAFFAFCVLFTLASVPFLGHEWLWPFTLLSGVLSLIGIGDLLQTRHAVRRNYPILGNIRYLVEGIRPEIRQYLLEGDAEQLPFSRAQRSLVYSRAKNEGADKPFGTLSDVYQNGFEFISHSMRPAPLTDPCSFRVEIGGPQCSQPYSASLFNISAMSFGSLSANAIRALNEGAKLGEFYHDTGEGSISPYHREHGGDLVWELGSGYFGCRASDGRFDPERFAAQAASPQVKMIEIKLSQGAKPGHGGILPKHKVTEEIANTRGVPMGEDCISPSRHSAFSTPTEMLQFIAQLRELSGGKPVGFKFCLGHPWEFMGIVKAMLETGILPDFIVVDGKEGGTGAAPLEFTDHLGVPLREGLLFVHNTLVGSNLRDKIKLGASGKIVSAFDIARVLAIGADWANSARGFMFAIGCIQSQSCHTNKCPTGVATQDPLRQRALVVEDKAQRVYNFHRNTLKALAEMLAAAGLDHPAQIDAKHLVQRMSATEIKLFAQQHVFLAPGELLSGQIAGEFYERMWRMARADSFEPAPA is encoded by the coding sequence ATGAACCTCTCCCTGCTCAGCCGCTACGCATTCTTCGCCTTCTGCGTGCTGTTCACCCTGGCCAGCGTGCCTTTCCTTGGCCATGAATGGCTGTGGCCGTTCACCCTGCTCAGCGGCGTGCTCAGCCTGATCGGTATCGGCGATCTGCTACAGACGCGCCATGCAGTGCGGCGCAACTACCCAATCCTCGGCAATATTCGCTATCTGGTCGAAGGCATTCGCCCGGAAATCCGTCAGTACCTGCTCGAAGGTGACGCCGAGCAGCTGCCCTTCTCCCGCGCCCAGCGCTCGCTGGTGTATTCCCGCGCCAAGAACGAAGGCGCCGACAAACCCTTCGGCACACTGAGCGATGTGTACCAGAACGGCTTCGAGTTCATCAGTCACTCGATGCGCCCGGCACCACTGACAGATCCGTGCAGCTTTCGCGTGGAGATCGGCGGGCCGCAGTGCAGCCAGCCGTACTCGGCGTCGCTGTTCAACATCTCGGCAATGAGCTTCGGCTCGCTCAGCGCCAACGCCATTCGCGCGCTCAACGAAGGGGCGAAACTCGGCGAGTTCTACCACGACACTGGTGAAGGCAGCATCAGCCCCTATCACCGCGAGCACGGCGGCGATCTGGTCTGGGAGCTGGGCAGCGGCTACTTCGGTTGCCGTGCTTCCGACGGGCGCTTCGACCCCGAGCGTTTCGCCGCCCAGGCCGCCAGCCCGCAGGTGAAGATGATCGAGATCAAGCTCAGCCAGGGCGCCAAACCGGGCCATGGCGGCATCCTGCCCAAGCACAAGGTCACCGAGGAAATCGCCAATACCCGCGGCGTACCGATGGGTGAGGACTGCATCTCGCCGTCGCGCCACAGCGCCTTCTCCACGCCGACAGAGATGCTGCAGTTCATCGCTCAGCTGCGCGAGCTGTCCGGCGGCAAGCCGGTGGGTTTCAAGTTCTGCCTGGGCCACCCCTGGGAATTCATGGGCATCGTCAAGGCCATGCTGGAGACCGGCATCCTGCCCGACTTCATCGTCGTCGACGGCAAGGAAGGCGGCACCGGTGCGGCGCCGCTGGAGTTCACCGATCACCTGGGCGTGCCGCTGCGCGAAGGGCTGCTGTTCGTGCATAACACCCTGGTCGGCAGCAACCTGCGCGACAAGATCAAGCTCGGCGCCAGCGGCAAGATCGTCAGCGCCTTCGATATCGCCCGCGTGCTGGCCATCGGCGCCGACTGGGCCAACTCAGCGCGCGGCTTCATGTTCGCCATCGGCTGCATTCAGAGCCAAAGCTGCCACACCAACAAGTGCCCTACCGGCGTGGCGACCCAGGACCCGTTGCGCCAACGCGCCCTGGTGGTCGAGGACAAGGCCCAGCGCGTCTACAACTTCCACCGCAACACGCTCAAGGCACTGGCCGAAATGCTCGCCGCCGCCGGCCTCGACCACCCGGCGCAGATCGATGCCAAGCATCTGGTGCAGCGCATGTCGGCTACCGAGATCAAGCTGTTCGCTCAGCAGCACGTGTTCCTAGCGCCGGGCGAGTTGCTCAGCGGCCAGATCGCAGGGGAGTTCTACGAGCGCATGTGGCGCATGGCGCGCGCCGACAGTTTCGAGCCGGCACCAGCCTGA
- a CDS encoding AAA family ATPase, which yields MSKRFTCGLVVGKFAPLHLGHEWLIRQAQEQCEQLVLLSWAYPELAGSEPERRANWLQVRFPELRSWVVTPEWVVQQRALGLALPDLPHESESDAAQRQFVADFCLAVLGHPVDAVFTSEAYGDGFAAHLSECFGRPVEHVEIDRARIQVPVSGTRLRADIHGLRHYLVPQVYGDFVERIALLGGESTGKSSLTLALAEALGTRYAAEYGRELWEEQGGVLAYDDLLHIGRTQVDREQSLAGQCQRYLVCDTTPLTTLFYCRELFGRAEAELEQLAERHYHHLFLCADDFPFVQDGTRQDETFRRRQNQWYEQQLQRRGWAFTYLTGSLAQRVEQVLRSLSDT from the coding sequence ATGAGCAAGCGATTTACCTGTGGGCTGGTAGTCGGCAAGTTTGCGCCGCTGCACCTGGGGCACGAATGGCTGATTCGCCAGGCGCAAGAGCAGTGCGAGCAACTGGTGCTGCTCAGTTGGGCCTACCCGGAGCTTGCCGGTAGCGAGCCGGAGCGACGGGCGAACTGGTTACAGGTGCGCTTTCCCGAGCTACGCAGTTGGGTGGTCACACCCGAGTGGGTTGTCCAGCAGCGCGCACTCGGCCTGGCGTTGCCGGACCTTCCTCACGAATCCGAGTCCGATGCCGCGCAGCGCCAGTTCGTCGCCGATTTCTGCCTGGCAGTGCTTGGCCACCCGGTCGACGCGGTCTTTACCAGCGAGGCCTACGGCGATGGCTTCGCCGCGCACCTGAGCGAATGTTTCGGCCGGCCGGTGGAGCATGTCGAGATCGACCGCGCGCGCATTCAGGTGCCGGTGTCCGGTACGCGTCTGCGCGCCGATATCCACGGCTTGCGCCACTACCTGGTGCCGCAGGTGTATGGCGATTTCGTCGAGCGCATCGCCTTGCTCGGTGGCGAGTCCACCGGCAAGAGCAGCCTCACCCTGGCATTGGCCGAGGCCTTGGGTACGCGTTACGCCGCGGAATACGGCCGTGAACTGTGGGAAGAGCAGGGCGGTGTGCTCGCCTATGACGACCTGCTGCACATCGGTCGAACCCAGGTCGACCGTGAGCAGAGCCTGGCCGGGCAGTGCCAGCGTTATCTGGTTTGCGACACCACGCCGCTGACCACGCTGTTCTATTGCCGCGAGCTGTTCGGGCGGGCCGAGGCCGAGCTGGAGCAGTTGGCCGAGCGGCACTACCACCACCTGTTTCTGTGCGCCGATGACTTCCCCTTCGTGCAGGACGGCACCCGTCAGGACGAGACCTTTCGCCGCCGGCAGAACCAGTGGTACGAGCAGCAACTGCAGCGGCGTGGCTGGGCTTTCACGTACCTGACGGGCTCGCTGGCGCAGCGGGTCGAGCAGGTGCTGCGCAGCCTGAGCGATACCTAG
- the aguA gene encoding agmatine deiminase, translating into MARTLTSLPKADGFRLPGEFETKSRCWLGWPERPDVWRNGGKPAQKVWVEIVAAIASSEPVTVCASAAQYANARRLLPAHVRVVEMTCNDTWFRDSGPAFLVHDETAEVRGVDFEFNAYGGLDGGLYYPWDKDDQIAQKILEIEGFDRYRAPFIAEMGGIQSDGQRTLLTTEQCLLNRNRNAHLGKDEMTRRLSDYLGAEQVIWLPRGCKFDETDGHIDDLACFVRPGVVVMQWTDDRTDPQWEIYQEAYDILRSVRDARGRALEVHKLPQPRVLEWTAEEAEGLDQDDATHTRQAGTQICASYINYYAGNSAIVLPLFGDANDRVAQATLAELFPQHRILGIENSREILLGGGNVACITMPQYAAPQRA; encoded by the coding sequence ATGGCCCGTACCCTGACCTCCCTGCCCAAGGCCGACGGCTTTCGTCTGCCCGGCGAATTCGAAACCAAGAGCCGCTGCTGGCTCGGCTGGCCGGAGCGCCCGGACGTGTGGCGCAACGGTGGCAAGCCAGCGCAGAAGGTCTGGGTCGAGATCGTTGCGGCCATCGCCAGCAGCGAGCCGGTCACCGTCTGCGCCTCGGCGGCGCAGTACGCCAACGCTCGGCGCCTGCTGCCGGCGCATGTGCGGGTGGTGGAAATGACCTGCAACGACACCTGGTTCCGTGACAGCGGCCCGGCGTTTCTGGTGCATGACGAGACAGCCGAAGTGCGCGGCGTGGACTTCGAGTTCAACGCCTATGGCGGGCTCGATGGCGGGCTTTACTACCCCTGGGACAAGGACGATCAGATCGCGCAGAAGATTCTCGAGATCGAAGGCTTCGATCGCTATCGCGCGCCTTTCATTGCCGAAATGGGCGGTATCCAGAGTGACGGCCAGCGCACCCTGCTGACCACCGAGCAGTGCCTGCTCAACCGCAATCGCAACGCCCACCTGGGCAAGGACGAGATGACCCGCAGGCTGTCGGATTACCTCGGTGCCGAGCAGGTGATCTGGCTGCCGCGCGGCTGCAAGTTCGACGAAACCGACGGTCATATCGATGACCTGGCCTGCTTCGTTCGCCCTGGTGTGGTGGTGATGCAGTGGACCGACGACCGCACCGACCCGCAATGGGAAATCTACCAGGAGGCTTACGACATCCTGCGCAGCGTGCGCGATGCCCGTGGCCGTGCGCTGGAGGTGCACAAGCTGCCGCAACCGCGCGTATTGGAGTGGACCGCGGAAGAGGCCGAAGGTCTGGATCAGGACGATGCCACCCATACCCGCCAGGCCGGCACGCAGATCTGCGCCTCGTACATCAACTACTACGCCGGCAACTCGGCCATCGTCCTGCCGCTGTTCGGCGACGCCAACGACCGTGTGGCCCAGGCCACCCTGGCCGAGCTGTTCCCGCAGCATCGCATCCTCGGTATCGAGAACTCGCGGGAAATCCTGCTGGGTGGCGGTAACGTCGCCTGCATCACCATGCCGCAATACGCCGCGCCCCAGCGCGCCTAG
- a CDS encoding extracellular solute-binding protein: MKLPTSLLAVALAACAQAQAGAAPQQVNLFIWSEYLAPDTLASFEEKTGIRVVVDHFDSLETVETKLLTGGSGYDLVLTAGQHLSRAIASGALRELDKTQLPHFAGLDDEFIQHMARFDPSNRYAGLYVWGTTGFGYQEQAIAQRMADAPTDSWAMLMDPQVVARFADCGVSFLNDPNEVFAAAFRYLGLDINRQNLDDLKQAEAHLAKVRPFIRYFDNDRNISDLANGNTCLAMAWNGNVAIAAAQAEQANKDFQLSYRIPREGALLWFDAMVIPRDAPHPEAGLALMDHLMTPEVIGAISNSIYYANAVPAADAFVDPATLADPGTYPPAELRATLYAKNDNSREFNRALTRAFSRLKSGR; this comes from the coding sequence ATGAAACTGCCCACCAGTCTGCTGGCCGTGGCCCTTGCTGCCTGCGCACAGGCGCAGGCCGGCGCGGCGCCGCAGCAGGTCAACCTGTTCATCTGGAGCGAATACCTGGCGCCGGACACCCTGGCTTCATTCGAGGAGAAGACCGGTATCCGCGTGGTGGTCGATCATTTCGATTCGCTGGAAACCGTGGAAACCAAACTGCTCACCGGCGGCAGTGGCTACGACTTGGTGCTGACTGCCGGCCAGCACCTGAGCCGGGCCATCGCCAGCGGTGCATTGCGCGAGCTGGACAAGACGCAGCTGCCGCACTTCGCCGGGCTCGATGACGAGTTCATCCAGCACATGGCCAGGTTCGACCCGAGCAATCGCTACGCCGGACTCTACGTCTGGGGCACCACCGGTTTCGGCTACCAGGAGCAGGCCATTGCCCAGCGCATGGCCGATGCCCCGACCGATAGCTGGGCGATGCTGATGGACCCGCAGGTGGTGGCGCGTTTCGCCGACTGCGGGGTGAGTTTCCTCAATGATCCCAACGAGGTATTCGCCGCTGCGTTCCGCTACCTGGGGTTGGATATCAACCGGCAGAATCTCGATGACCTGAAACAGGCCGAGGCCCACCTGGCCAAGGTGCGACCGTTCATTCGCTACTTCGACAATGACCGCAATATCAGCGACCTGGCCAACGGCAACACCTGCCTGGCCATGGCCTGGAATGGCAACGTCGCCATCGCCGCGGCACAGGCCGAGCAGGCCAACAAGGATTTCCAGTTGAGCTATCGCATCCCGCGTGAAGGGGCATTGCTGTGGTTCGATGCCATGGTCATCCCGCGTGACGCGCCGCACCCGGAAGCCGGGCTGGCATTGATGGACCACCTGATGACGCCCGAGGTGATCGGCGCTATCAGCAACAGCATCTACTACGCCAATGCGGTTCCGGCGGCCGATGCCTTCGTCGATCCGGCGACTCTCGCCGACCCCGGCACCTATCCGCCGGCCGAGCTGCGCGCCACGCTGTACGCCAAGAATGACAACAGTCGCGAGTTCAACCGGGCGCTGACCCGTGCGTTCAGTCGGCTGAAGTCGGGTCGGTAG